One genomic window of Desmospora activa DSM 45169 includes the following:
- a CDS encoding sulfate ABC transporter substrate-binding protein, with protein sequence MVGCSASQGEGGATQLLNVSYDPTREFYQEYNQAFAKHWQAETGEKVTFRQSHGGSGKQGRAVIDGLDADVVTLALGYDIDAIQEVGKIEEGWQNRLEHNSSPYTSTIVFLVRKGNPKGIKDWDDLLKDDVEVITPNPKTSGGARWNYLAAWAYALENNNGDEKKAKAFVKELYTHVPVLDSGARGSTTTFVERGIGDVLLAWENEAFLALNELDKDKFEIVAPSLSILTEPPVAVVDQVVDKKGTRKVAEAYLEYLYSEEGQELAAKHYYRPINPDVQKKYEDQFPELNLITVDDTFGGWQKAQQTHFSDGGIFDQIYSK encoded by the coding sequence ATGGTCGGATGCTCCGCTTCTCAAGGAGAGGGTGGGGCGACACAACTACTCAATGTCTCTTATGATCCGACGCGGGAGTTTTATCAAGAGTATAATCAGGCCTTTGCAAAGCACTGGCAAGCGGAAACCGGAGAGAAAGTTACATTCCGACAGTCCCATGGAGGCTCCGGCAAGCAAGGGCGGGCGGTGATCGATGGATTGGATGCTGATGTGGTCACATTGGCCTTAGGTTATGATATTGACGCCATCCAGGAGGTAGGCAAAATCGAAGAAGGATGGCAAAATCGGCTGGAACACAACAGTTCTCCCTATACGTCTACTATTGTTTTCCTCGTGCGCAAAGGAAACCCCAAAGGGATTAAAGATTGGGATGATTTGCTTAAAGACGATGTTGAAGTAATCACGCCTAACCCAAAAACATCGGGGGGTGCCCGCTGGAACTATCTAGCCGCTTGGGCCTATGCATTGGAAAATAACAACGGGGATGAAAAGAAGGCCAAAGCATTTGTAAAAGAGCTGTATACCCATGTTCCTGTGTTGGATTCCGGTGCGCGAGGGTCTACCACAACCTTTGTGGAGCGGGGAATCGGAGATGTGTTGCTTGCCTGGGAAAACGAAGCGTTCTTAGCTTTGAACGAGCTGGACAAGGATAAATTTGAAATCGTAGCGCCCTCGCTTAGCATCCTGACCGAACCACCCGTCGCAGTCGTCGATCAGGTGGTGGATAAAAAGGGAACGCGAAAAGTGGCAGAAGCATATCTGGAATACCTGTATTCCGAAGAAGGGCAAGAGTTGGCGGCAAAGCACTATTACCGTCCAATCAATCCTGATGTGCAGAAAAAATATGAAGATCAATTTCCAGAGCTTAACTTGATTACGGTAGATGACACCTTTGGTGGTTGGCAAAAAGCTCAACAAACGCATTTTAGCGATGGTGGTATCTTCGATCAAATCTATTCCAAGTAG
- the cysT gene encoding sulfate ABC transporter permease subunit CysT, with translation MSKRRWRVSPLPGFGPTMGFTLLYVSLIVLIPLSAIFIKTIGLGWSDFWNVVTEPRVVASYRLSLLTSLAAAGINVVFGVLVAWVLVRYHFPGKKLMDGLVDLPFALPTAIAGIALTSLYTPNGWLGKWLDPFGIDVAYTPIGITVALTFIGLPFVVRTVQPVLQTLNKEVEEAASSLGATPAQTFFRVILPELLPAVVTGFVLAFSRALGEYGSVVFISGNMPFKTEIAPLIIMTKLEQFDYEGAAAVAFVMLLLSFILLILINGFQTHWENRRSKWRGVH, from the coding sequence GTGAGCAAGCGTCGCTGGCGTGTTAGCCCATTGCCTGGTTTTGGGCCAACGATGGGCTTTACGCTTCTTTATGTAAGCTTGATTGTGTTGATCCCTTTATCCGCTATTTTTATAAAGACAATCGGTCTCGGTTGGTCCGACTTTTGGAACGTTGTTACCGAACCACGGGTGGTTGCCTCCTATCGCCTCAGTTTGTTAACGTCGCTTGCAGCAGCGGGAATCAATGTGGTTTTTGGTGTGTTAGTAGCATGGGTGCTGGTCCGTTATCATTTTCCCGGTAAAAAGCTGATGGACGGATTGGTCGATCTGCCCTTTGCTTTACCGACAGCAATCGCCGGAATCGCGTTAACCTCTTTGTATACTCCCAATGGTTGGCTGGGGAAGTGGCTCGATCCTTTTGGAATCGATGTGGCTTATACTCCGATTGGAATTACAGTTGCGCTAACGTTTATCGGATTGCCGTTTGTAGTACGAACGGTTCAACCGGTGTTGCAAACGTTGAACAAGGAAGTGGAGGAAGCGGCATCCTCGTTAGGTGCAACACCTGCGCAAACCTTTTTCCGGGTAATACTTCCGGAGTTACTTCCAGCTGTGGTAACCGGCTTTGTACTCGCCTTTTCTCGGGCGTTGGGGGAGTATGGGTCGGTGGTGTTTATCTCCGGTAATATGCCGTTTAAAACGGAAATTGCACCGCTGATTATCATGACAAAACTGGAACAGTTTGATTATGAAGGAGCGGCCGCAGTCGCTTTTGTCATGTTGTTACTTTCTTTTATCCTGCTGATCCTGATCAACGGTTTTCAAACTCATTGGGAAAATCGAAGAAGCAAATGGAGAGGGGTGCATTGA
- the cysW gene encoding sulfate ABC transporter permease subunit CysW: MPWILIACAALFLLLFLIAPLVVIFVEAFKQGWFGYTQAIQDPDALAAIQLTLLTAVIAVPINTIFGLAASWAIAKFSFRGKQTLISLIDLPFSISPVIAGLVFVLLFGAQGWWGPWLSERGIDIIFAVPGIVLATLFVTFPFVARTLIPLMQSQGREDEEAAISLGASGWQTFWRVTLPNIKWGLLYGVILCNARAMGEFGAVSVVSGHIRGMTNTIPLHVEILYNEYLFTASFAVASLLTLLALITLIAKSIVEWKVGRDL; encoded by the coding sequence ATCCCCTGGATCTTGATTGCGTGTGCTGCTTTGTTTCTGCTCCTGTTTTTGATTGCTCCCTTGGTGGTTATCTTTGTGGAAGCTTTTAAACAAGGGTGGTTTGGATATACACAGGCGATTCAAGATCCTGATGCGCTGGCGGCAATCCAGTTGACGCTTTTAACTGCCGTCATCGCCGTCCCAATCAATACCATATTTGGATTAGCGGCTTCATGGGCGATCGCGAAGTTTTCCTTCCGCGGTAAACAAACCTTGATCAGCCTCATTGATCTTCCCTTCTCCATCTCTCCCGTGATCGCCGGCCTCGTATTCGTTTTGCTCTTCGGAGCACAGGGGTGGTGGGGGCCGTGGTTGTCGGAGCGGGGAATCGATATCATTTTTGCTGTTCCGGGAATTGTGTTGGCGACGTTGTTTGTCACGTTTCCGTTTGTAGCCCGTACGTTGATTCCCCTGATGCAATCCCAGGGAAGGGAGGACGAAGAGGCGGCGATTAGCTTGGGAGCCAGCGGGTGGCAAACCTTTTGGCGGGTCACCTTGCCTAATATTAAGTGGGGACTTCTTTACGGAGTGATTCTTTGTAATGCCAGAGCAATGGGGGAATTTGGGGCGGTATCCGTGGTCTCCGGTCATATCCGCGGCATGACCAACACGATTCCGCTCCATGTGGAGATCCTATACAATGAGTATCTGTTTACGGCTTCATTTGCAGTCGCTTCTCTGCTGACACTGCTGGCATTAATCACGTTAATCGCCAAAAGTATCGTTGAGTGGAAAGTGGGCCGGGATCTGTAA
- a CDS encoding sulfate/molybdate ABC transporter ATP-binding protein yields MNIHIDQVIKRFGTFHALNEISLQINPGELVALLGPSGSGKTTLLRVIAGLESADEGEVYINGDNVTLDDVQKRQVGFVFQHYALFRHMTVFENVAFGLRVRPRRIRPAKAEIQAKVSELLDLVQLRGLSNRYPDQLSGGQRQRVALARALAVEPKVLLLDEPFGALDTKVRRDLRQWLRKLHDELAITTVFVTHDQEEALELADRVVVMNHGKIEQVGTPEEVYQSPLNPFVFDFMGSVNIFHGRIEDGIAKLGSIEVDASTTKKLDGEAVVGYVRPHDVEIITQKDEADLEAKVLHIHPIGPTVRLELTHVDDKEHIQAEVNREDYELLQIKSGDQVALKLRKLAIFEDKVPS; encoded by the coding sequence ATGAATATTCATATCGATCAAGTGATAAAACGATTTGGCACGTTCCATGCCCTAAATGAAATTTCTCTGCAAATCAACCCCGGTGAATTGGTGGCGCTGCTAGGTCCATCGGGATCGGGAAAAACCACCTTGTTGCGAGTGATCGCCGGGCTGGAGTCTGCCGATGAAGGGGAGGTGTACATCAACGGGGACAACGTCACACTGGATGATGTACAAAAGCGTCAAGTTGGGTTTGTATTTCAGCATTATGCCCTTTTTCGCCATATGACGGTATTTGAAAATGTAGCATTTGGGTTGCGGGTACGCCCCCGACGCATCCGTCCCGCCAAAGCGGAGATTCAAGCAAAAGTATCGGAGCTGCTTGATTTGGTTCAACTGCGAGGGCTATCCAACCGCTATCCGGATCAATTGTCCGGAGGCCAGCGGCAGCGGGTAGCATTGGCGCGAGCATTGGCGGTGGAGCCAAAGGTGCTGCTGCTGGATGAACCGTTTGGTGCCTTGGATACAAAAGTACGACGAGATCTCAGGCAGTGGTTGCGAAAGCTGCACGATGAATTGGCCATTACAACGGTGTTTGTTACCCATGATCAGGAGGAAGCATTGGAATTGGCGGATCGGGTGGTCGTGATGAATCACGGGAAAATCGAACAGGTGGGTACTCCGGAAGAGGTGTACCAATCTCCGCTTAATCCGTTTGTGTTTGATTTTATGGGGAGCGTCAATATATTCCACGGTAGAATTGAAGATGGAATCGCCAAATTGGGGTCGATCGAAGTTGATGCATCTACAACGAAAAAATTGGATGGAGAAGCGGTCGTCGGCTATGTACGCCCACATGATGTGGAGATCATTACACAGAAGGATGAAGCCGATCTGGAAGCGAAGGTTTTGCATATCCATCCGATCGGCCCGACTGTCCGGCTAGAATTAACGCACGTGGACGACAAAGAACACATCCAGGCGGAAGTAAATCGGGAAGATTATGAGTTGCTCCAGATTAAATCTGGTGATCAAGTAGCCTTAAAATTGCGGAAGCTGGCTATATTTGAAGATAAGGTTCCATCTTAA
- a CDS encoding PepSY-associated TM helix domain-containing protein produces MNTIKPQSKDTPTQGRSQALFRAIWRWHFYAGMIFSPFLVILAVTGGVYLFKPQIEAMMYKDWYQVEAEGKALNPSAQIDQVRQAYPDADITRYRPPEEESRSSEVGITDDGQSLTVFVNPYNGTILGELNNDKRLMDRLEEIHGELMAGTWGDRLVELAACWALILLITGIYLWWPRERRGVFGTILPRLKAGKRTFWRDLHAVPAFWLSLGIAFLILTGLPWSGFWGEQVQKMGVEAGIGYPSAVWFGEKPESTVPAKDIADVPWAAEQRPVPQSEDTSAAPLSIDEVVAIAADLQVHPGYDIFFPADAKGVYTLSVFPAKSTDEATLHVDQYSGKVLSDYRFDDYGPMAKIIATGITLHKGTHFGLPNQLAGLIVCIGIVAIAVTGIIMWWKRKPSNQLGAPTLPRDFKLVKGVGILVIVLGLLFPLVGLSLILVLLLDWLVIRHIPSLKKWLG; encoded by the coding sequence ATGAACACCATTAAGCCTCAATCGAAGGATACTCCTACACAAGGACGTTCTCAAGCCCTCTTCCGCGCGATTTGGCGCTGGCATTTTTATGCGGGGATGATTTTCTCTCCGTTCTTAGTCATCCTGGCGGTAACCGGCGGTGTCTATCTGTTTAAGCCCCAGATTGAAGCAATGATGTACAAAGACTGGTATCAGGTGGAGGCGGAGGGGAAGGCTTTAAACCCCTCTGCACAAATCGATCAAGTGAGACAAGCATATCCGGACGCTGACATTACCCGTTACCGCCCTCCAGAAGAGGAGAGCCGCTCATCTGAAGTGGGCATCACGGATGATGGCCAGTCCCTCACCGTTTTTGTCAATCCGTACAATGGAACTATTCTCGGGGAATTGAACAACGATAAACGGCTGATGGATCGGCTGGAGGAAATACACGGGGAATTGATGGCCGGGACATGGGGCGATCGACTGGTTGAATTGGCAGCCTGTTGGGCTCTCATCCTCCTGATTACCGGTATCTATCTGTGGTGGCCACGGGAACGGCGAGGTGTTTTTGGGACCATACTTCCCCGTCTTAAAGCAGGGAAGCGAACATTTTGGCGCGATCTTCATGCTGTCCCCGCTTTTTGGCTGTCGTTAGGAATCGCCTTTTTGATTCTGACCGGTCTGCCGTGGTCTGGATTTTGGGGCGAACAAGTGCAAAAAATGGGGGTAGAAGCGGGTATCGGTTATCCATCGGCCGTTTGGTTTGGTGAAAAACCGGAGTCGACCGTTCCTGCCAAAGATATAGCCGACGTTCCCTGGGCAGCAGAACAACGACCCGTTCCACAATCAGAAGATACGAGTGCCGCCCCTCTTTCTATCGATGAAGTGGTGGCTATCGCCGCTGATCTTCAAGTTCACCCCGGCTATGATATCTTTTTTCCGGCGGATGCCAAAGGGGTATACACCCTTTCCGTTTTCCCCGCTAAATCCACTGATGAGGCTACATTGCATGTGGACCAATACAGCGGAAAGGTGCTTAGTGATTATCGGTTCGACGACTACGGTCCCATGGCAAAAATCATTGCAACCGGTATCACCTTGCACAAAGGAACTCATTTTGGGCTTCCAAACCAATTGGCGGGGCTGATCGTCTGCATCGGGATCGTCGCCATCGCTGTAACTGGGATCATCATGTGGTGGAAACGAAAACCGAGCAATCAATTAGGGGCTCCTACCCTGCCACGTGATTTTAAACTGGTCAAAGGGGTAGGGATACTCGTCATCGTGCTGGGATTGCTGTTTCCGCTGGTAGGACTCTCCTTGATCCTCGTACTGTTGCTGGATTGGTTGGTCATCCGGCACATCCCCTCCTTAAAAAAATGGCTGGGCTGA
- a CDS encoding DeoR family transcriptional regulator — translation MPKERRQRMKALIQQHQTMRISELSKRLQVSEMTVHRDLKPLIEEGLVSRTYGGVEWKTPVENQSRGCPLCERTGDQRLLYRLMLNDQQVETACCPHCGLIRHRQKRGQVVQVLCQDFFTNTTISAEHAWFVFDPQVEIGCCHPQVVSFASKETAERFIVGFGGSLHSHASASDQLHGNARACHSSQKGVDPS, via the coding sequence ATGCCAAAAGAAAGGCGCCAACGAATGAAAGCGCTCATACAGCAGCACCAAACGATGCGAATCAGTGAACTCAGCAAACGGTTGCAGGTGTCTGAGATGACCGTGCATCGTGATCTCAAGCCGCTTATTGAAGAAGGTTTGGTAAGTCGCACCTATGGTGGGGTCGAGTGGAAAACTCCCGTTGAGAACCAATCGCGCGGATGCCCGCTCTGTGAACGCACCGGGGATCAACGACTCCTCTATCGATTAATGTTAAACGATCAACAGGTAGAAACGGCTTGCTGTCCCCATTGTGGCCTTATACGTCACCGTCAGAAGCGGGGGCAGGTGGTACAGGTCCTCTGTCAGGATTTTTTTACCAATACCACCATCAGTGCTGAACATGCTTGGTTTGTATTTGACCCCCAGGTGGAGATTGGTTGTTGCCATCCACAGGTGGTATCGTTTGCTTCCAAAGAAACAGCAGAGCGTTTTATTGTGGGGTTTGGCGGTTCTCTTCACTCCCATGCTTCTGCCAGCGATCAGTTACATGGAAACGCAAGAGCTTGTCATTCATCCCAAAAAGGAGTGGATCCATCATGA
- the fabV gene encoding enoyl-ACP reductase FabV, giving the protein MIVKPKFKGFICTTAHPAGCEQQVTEQIQYVKEQPKIEGPKRVLVIGSSTGYGLASRIVSAFGAGASTIGVCFERQAAGKRTATAGWYNMAAFEKAAQQEGLYAKTINGDAFSQEIKQQTLDLIKQDWGQVDLVVYSLASPKRVHPVTGEMFSSVIKPAGKPYTNKTVDFHSGKVSEVTIAPATEEEIRHTVAVMGGEDWKMWIDALQEADLLAPGATTIAYSYIGPALTHAVYRDGTIGIAKNDLEATARQLHDQLQELDGRAYISVNKALVTQSSSAIPVVPLYISMLFRIMKEKGLHEGCIEQMQRLFSDRLYAGEVPVDDKGRIRLDDWEMKDEIQEAVTQLWEQVETANIDELSDLVGYRTDFFRLFGFEYDGIDYDKEIDVEVDIPSLASKA; this is encoded by the coding sequence ATGATCGTAAAACCGAAATTTAAAGGATTTATTTGCACGACTGCGCACCCTGCCGGTTGTGAACAACAAGTAACGGAACAGATTCAATATGTAAAAGAGCAACCCAAAATCGAGGGACCGAAGCGTGTGCTGGTTATCGGATCCTCTACCGGATATGGCTTGGCCTCGCGGATTGTCTCCGCTTTTGGTGCAGGCGCATCCACTATCGGAGTCTGCTTTGAGCGGCAGGCAGCAGGAAAACGGACCGCCACTGCCGGTTGGTATAACATGGCTGCTTTTGAAAAAGCGGCACAACAGGAAGGGCTCTACGCTAAAACGATTAACGGTGATGCCTTCTCCCAGGAGATCAAACAGCAGACCTTGGATCTGATTAAACAGGACTGGGGCCAAGTGGATCTCGTCGTTTACAGCCTCGCGTCACCAAAGCGTGTTCACCCCGTCACCGGCGAAATGTTTTCTTCGGTGATTAAACCGGCGGGAAAACCGTATACCAACAAAACCGTCGACTTTCACAGCGGTAAAGTGTCGGAAGTCACCATCGCCCCTGCAACCGAGGAAGAAATTCGTCATACGGTGGCTGTCATGGGTGGTGAAGACTGGAAGATGTGGATTGATGCGTTGCAGGAGGCCGATTTGTTGGCACCGGGGGCGACCACTATCGCCTACTCTTACATCGGTCCCGCTCTCACCCATGCCGTCTACCGGGATGGAACCATCGGAATCGCCAAAAACGATTTGGAAGCGACTGCGCGGCAACTCCATGATCAGCTTCAGGAACTCGATGGACGGGCCTACATATCCGTCAACAAAGCCCTCGTCACACAGTCCAGCTCCGCCATCCCCGTTGTTCCACTGTATATATCCATGCTCTTCCGCATCATGAAAGAAAAAGGATTGCACGAAGGCTGCATTGAGCAAATGCAGCGGCTGTTTAGCGATCGACTGTATGCCGGTGAAGTGCCCGTCGATGACAAAGGCCGAATTCGGCTGGATGACTGGGAAATGAAAGATGAGATTCAGGAAGCAGTTACACAGCTGTGGGAGCAAGTCGAGACCGCCAACATCGATGAACTGAGCGACTTGGTCGGATATCGCACCGATTTCTTCCGCTTGTTTGGATTTGAGTATGACGGCATCGATTATGACAAAGAAATCGATGTGGAAGTGGATATTCCCAGCCTAGCATCAAAGGCGTAA